A single region of the Prochlorococcus marinus XMU1411 genome encodes:
- a CDS encoding ArnT family glycosyltransferase, whose protein sequence is MINRIFKFQYLFKIFIFLPLIFYFGKRSYIAFDEGFYALQARWILDKGNWIVPLWWNDYVLDRTIGLQFLIAKSQDIFGRNIFSAYLPTTAAAILMLFITFKLHEEFFSNKYAIISPLILCTTYIWFDYSHLATQDIIYSCLVTLGVFSLIKIKSKDNKFYLLLFGIWIGLSFMMKTFLVLVPLLSLLPYLYIKKNLFFSKFFWLGLLIGFIPYLFWALSINPYLEKNIIFYLVEKFNILSTKNTFTNPFYYYFWNIPATFMPWSLFAIIGTIHNTFESKDKKYILSFFPLILIGILSIFSTKTPYYTLQISSIFTLNTYVGIKYLFNSKRFKRIFIFFTSKIVPLFVVSLTITYYFFFKNVGNFNIKENTFLIIGLLFFGLSWSFIKDKNSFQEILIILIIGPYLLTTFLLQSGLFTDRSREIRETMEYISSLDTVKNQEIKVDTSGIKNSRSQSKIIRISLLTPKLGEGLESIEQLKKSELAWSTEFKEIKNNNYSYEVIYENDILNPWKLIIKK, encoded by the coding sequence ATGATTAATAGAATTTTTAAATTTCAATATCTTTTTAAAATATTTATTTTTCTTCCTCTCATATTTTATTTTGGCAAAAGAAGTTACATTGCTTTTGATGAGGGATTTTATGCTTTACAAGCTAGATGGATATTGGATAAAGGTAACTGGATAGTTCCTCTTTGGTGGAATGATTATGTTCTAGATAGAACAATAGGATTACAATTTTTAATCGCAAAGTCACAAGATATCTTTGGAAGAAATATATTTTCCGCTTATCTACCAACAACAGCTGCTGCAATATTAATGCTATTCATAACTTTTAAATTGCATGAAGAATTTTTTAGTAATAAATATGCCATTATTTCTCCGCTAATACTTTGTACAACATATATATGGTTTGACTACTCACACTTAGCTACTCAAGATATTATTTATTCTTGTTTAGTAACTCTCGGAGTATTTTCATTAATCAAAATAAAAAGTAAAGATAACAAATTCTATTTATTGCTTTTTGGTATTTGGATTGGTCTATCTTTTATGATGAAAACTTTTCTAGTATTAGTACCTTTATTATCGCTTTTACCATATTTGTATATAAAAAAGAATCTTTTTTTCAGTAAATTTTTTTGGCTTGGACTACTAATTGGATTTATTCCATACTTGTTTTGGGCATTATCTATTAATCCTTATTTAGAAAAAAATATAATTTTTTATTTAGTTGAAAAGTTCAATATACTTTCAACTAAAAATACTTTTACAAATCCTTTTTATTACTATTTTTGGAATATTCCTGCAACCTTTATGCCATGGAGTCTTTTTGCAATTATTGGAACGATACACAATACATTTGAAAGTAAAGATAAGAAATATATACTTTCCTTTTTTCCTTTAATTTTGATAGGAATTCTTAGTATTTTTTCTACAAAAACGCCCTACTACACTCTACAAATCTCATCTATTTTTACACTAAATACTTATGTAGGAATAAAATATTTATTTAACTCAAAAAGATTTAAAAGAATTTTTATATTTTTCACTTCAAAAATTGTTCCATTATTTGTAGTCTCTTTGACTATTACGTATTATTTTTTCTTTAAAAATGTTGGTAATTTTAACATTAAAGAAAATACATTTCTAATAATTGGATTATTATTTTTTGGGCTATCTTGGTCATTCATAAAAGATAAAAACTCATTCCAAGAAATTTTAATAATACTAATAATTGGGCCTTACTTATTAACAACATTTCTGTTGCAATCAGGATTATTTACCGATAGATCTAGAGAAATAAGAGAAACAATGGAATATATTTCATCTCTTGATACTGTAAAAAATCAAGAAATTAAGGTTGATACAAGTGGAATAAAAAATTCTAGATCTCAATCAAAAATCATAAGAATTTCGTTATTAACCCCTAAACTAGGTGAAGGTTTAGAGAGTATTGAGCAGTTAAAGAAGTCAGAATTGGCATGGTCAACTGAATTCAAAGAAATTAAAAATAATAACTACTCCTATGAAGTTATTTATGAAAACGATATTTTAAATCCATGGAAATTAATAATTAAAAAGTAG
- a CDS encoding glycosyltransferase family 2 protein — MKSVNTWNLAYNKLHQLFKENNEFISIKVRGNTWEPITRWLRLDSRIFRETTSKARITLCDIESLAEIYNYRPIRWKAKKLTPLPTKLIPQSLKNIFRKVPIIKQLAYELEIFFYKYNENISDHLITIVIPARNEAGNKELLINALNKFKKIPNKLEIIFVEGNSNDNTYEILEELKENFSKFFNISLFKQTSKGKKNAVVEGFNISKGETLAIIDSDLTVDIDDSISAIMESTKNENILINCARTTFPMEKDAMRWANYIGNRLFAIFLSILINKQVSDSLCGTKVFSRKFFKLMKKNGSWDSKSDPFGDFTIIFEAANNNIKILNYPVRYYARKSGAPNISRWIDGLKLLKVCWIYMISDI, encoded by the coding sequence ATGAAATCAGTTAATACTTGGAATTTAGCGTATAACAAACTTCATCAATTATTCAAAGAAAATAACGAATTTATCTCAATTAAAGTCAGGGGTAATACTTGGGAGCCAATAACTAGATGGTTAAGATTAGATTCAAGAATTTTTAGAGAAACTACTAGTAAAGCAAGAATAACTTTATGCGATATTGAATCTCTAGCAGAAATTTATAACTATAGACCTATTAGATGGAAAGCAAAAAAATTAACACCTTTGCCAACCAAACTAATTCCACAATCTTTAAAAAATATTTTTCGCAAAGTTCCAATAATAAAACAACTTGCCTACGAACTAGAAATATTTTTTTATAAATATAATGAAAATATTTCCGATCATTTAATAACTATTGTAATTCCTGCAAGAAATGAGGCTGGTAATAAAGAACTATTAATAAATGCACTTAATAAATTTAAAAAAATACCCAATAAATTAGAAATTATATTCGTAGAAGGTAATAGCAATGACAATACATATGAAATTCTGGAGGAGTTAAAAGAAAATTTCTCAAAATTTTTTAATATCTCTCTATTCAAACAAACTTCTAAAGGAAAGAAAAATGCTGTTGTAGAGGGATTTAATATTTCTAAAGGTGAAACCCTTGCCATAATTGATAGTGATTTAACTGTAGATATTGATGACAGTATTTCAGCAATTATGGAATCAACTAAAAATGAAAATATTTTAATTAATTGTGCCCGTACGACTTTTCCAATGGAAAAAGATGCAATGAGATGGGCAAATTATATAGGCAATAGACTTTTTGCAATATTTTTATCAATTCTCATCAATAAGCAAGTATCAGATTCACTTTGTGGGACAAAAGTTTTTTCAAGAAAGTTCTTTAAACTTATGAAAAAAAATGGGAGTTGGGATTCCAAATCTGATCCATTTGGAGACTTCACAATAATATTTGAAGCAGCAAACAATAATATAAAAATACTTAATTATCCTGTTAGATATTACGCTAGAAAATCTGGTGCGCCAAATATATCAAGATGGATTGATGGATTAAAACTTCTCAAAGTGTGCTGGATTTATATGATTTCCGATATCTGA
- a CDS encoding photosystem II high light acclimation radical SAM protein, whose product MNLNFDFKKLNKNNYHRNHYGKILTVRLPCNPIFPIGPIYLADHIHKCFPDIEQQFIDLAIIPSNKVSKYLCRKIDQFRPHLIIFSWRDIQIYAPVDGRSGNPLQNSFEVFYSKNLFKKIRGSWGGLKLIASHYGEIYRNTSLVKTGLKRAQKYNKDIKLILGGGAVSVFYEQLGNLLPKGTVISVGEGENLIQKIIKGDSIEEERCYLAGQKPRNKLIHEQPLGTVKTACNYKYIKSIWPEFDWYIEGGDYYVGVQTKRGCPHNCCFCVYTVVEGKQVRVNPVNEIIKEMKQLYDLGVRGFWFTDAQFIPAKKHIEDAKNLLQAIKDQGWNDINWAAYIRADNIDAELAQLMVDTGMSYFEIGITSGSQELVRKMRLAYDLKTVLNNCRMLVKSGFKNHVSVNYSFNVFDETPSTIRQTIAYHRELENIFGKGLVDPAIFFIGLQPHTLLEKYALDHKILKPNYNPMSMMPWTARKLLWNPGSLGKKLGQVCLEAFENKEDEFGKTVINILEREYGKSPLKESLKVRPLSERKLVHSK is encoded by the coding sequence ATGAATTTGAATTTCGATTTCAAAAAATTAAATAAAAATAATTACCACAGAAACCACTATGGGAAAATTCTTACTGTAAGACTTCCATGTAATCCAATATTTCCAATAGGGCCTATTTATTTGGCAGATCATATTCATAAGTGTTTCCCTGACATAGAGCAGCAGTTTATTGATCTAGCAATAATTCCATCTAATAAAGTTTCCAAATATTTATGTAGAAAAATTGATCAATTTAGACCTCATTTAATTATCTTCTCATGGAGAGACATTCAAATTTATGCACCAGTCGATGGCAGAAGTGGCAATCCTCTACAAAATTCTTTTGAGGTTTTCTACTCAAAAAATTTATTTAAAAAAATTAGAGGTTCTTGGGGCGGATTAAAATTAATTGCATCTCACTATGGAGAAATATATAGAAATACCTCATTAGTCAAGACAGGACTAAAAAGAGCACAAAAATACAACAAAGACATAAAACTAATATTAGGAGGTGGAGCGGTTAGTGTTTTCTATGAACAATTAGGAAATCTACTTCCAAAAGGAACAGTAATTTCAGTTGGAGAAGGAGAAAATCTTATACAAAAAATTATTAAGGGGGATTCGATAGAAGAAGAAAGATGTTATCTTGCTGGACAAAAACCACGGAACAAATTAATACATGAACAACCTTTGGGTACTGTTAAAACTGCCTGCAACTATAAATACATTAAATCAATATGGCCTGAATTCGATTGGTACATAGAAGGTGGAGATTACTATGTAGGAGTGCAAACGAAAAGAGGTTGTCCTCATAATTGTTGTTTCTGTGTTTATACGGTTGTAGAAGGCAAGCAAGTTCGTGTTAACCCTGTTAACGAAATTATCAAAGAAATGAAGCAATTATATGACTTAGGAGTAAGGGGATTTTGGTTCACAGATGCGCAGTTTATTCCAGCCAAAAAACATATTGAAGATGCAAAAAATCTTTTGCAAGCTATTAAAGATCAAGGCTGGAACGACATTAATTGGGCTGCATATATTAGAGCAGATAATATTGATGCTGAGCTAGCACAGCTTATGGTTGATACAGGAATGAGTTATTTTGAGATAGGTATTACTTCAGGATCTCAAGAACTTGTAAGAAAAATGAGATTAGCATATGACCTGAAAACGGTATTAAATAATTGCAGAATGCTAGTTAAATCAGGTTTCAAAAATCATGTTTCAGTAAATTATTCATTTAATGTTTTTGATGAAACGCCAAGCACCATAAGACAAACTATTGCGTACCATAGAGAATTAGAAAATATTTTTGGCAAGGGCTTAGTTGACCCAGCTATATTCTTCATAGGTTTACAACCACATACTCTTCTTGAGAAATACGCCTTAGATCATAAAATTTTGAAGCCAAACTATAATCCAATGAGCATGATGCCCTGGACAGCAAGAAAACTTTTATGGAATCCAGGCTCTTTAGGTAAAAAACTTGGTCAAGTTTGCTTAGAAGCTTTTGAAAATAAAGAAGATGAATTTGGTAAAACAGTTATCAACATTCTTGAAAGAGAATATGGGAAATCCCCTCTAAAAGAATCTTTAAAAGTTCGTCCTCTATCTGAAAGGAAATTAGTACACTCTAAATAA
- the clpS gene encoding ATP-dependent Clp protease adapter ClpS, translated as MLSIKLEQSVNNNSAVIEKKPAELKNKSPKYKVLLHNDPVNSMEYVTISLREVVPQLSEQDAIAIMLEAHNTGIGLVIVCDLEPAEFYSESLKSKGISSSIEKEDC; from the coding sequence ATGTTATCTATAAAGCTGGAACAAAGTGTCAATAATAATTCAGCAGTAATTGAAAAGAAACCTGCTGAGTTAAAAAATAAATCTCCAAAATATAAGGTCCTACTTCATAATGATCCTGTTAATTCAATGGAGTATGTCACTATTTCACTAAGAGAGGTTGTTCCGCAATTAAGCGAGCAAGATGCTATTGCAATAATGCTAGAGGCACATAATACAGGTATCGGTTTGGTAATTGTTTGTGATTTAGAGCCCGCAGAATTCTATTCAGAATCATTAAAATCAAAAGGTATTTCTAGTTCAATCGAGAAAGAAGATTGCTAA
- a CDS encoding LL-diaminopimelate aminotransferase: protein MVQVNENYLKLKAGYLFPEIAKRVKLYSQSNNSCDLIKLGIGDVTEPLPKACRDAMGKALNEMGTTSGFKGYGPEQGYSWLREKISEHDFIARGCKISPEEIFVSDGSKCDSSNILDILGKDNSIAVTDPVYPVYVDSNVMTGRTGDALENGTYQGLTYLAINEENNFLPELPKNKVDILYLCFPNNPTGATITNEGLKKWVDYALQNKSLILFDAAYEAFIQDKDIPHSIYEIEGAKDCAIEFRSFSKNAGFTGVRCAYTVIPKNLSGLSSTNEEIDLWPLWNRRQSTKFNGVSYIVQRGAEAVFSPEGKIEVQGLIDFYMENAKIMKNKLQTAGYKVYGGDNAPYIWIKVPDKMTSWDFFDFLLQKVSVVGTPGSGFGLSGEGYFRLSAFNSRSNVIDAMERIINI from the coding sequence GTGGTTCAAGTTAACGAAAATTATTTAAAACTCAAAGCTGGTTATTTATTTCCTGAAATTGCTAAAAGAGTAAAATTATATTCTCAATCAAATAATAGTTGTGATTTAATTAAGCTTGGTATAGGAGATGTTACAGAACCATTACCTAAAGCATGTAGAGATGCTATGGGTAAAGCTTTAAATGAAATGGGAACAACCAGTGGTTTTAAGGGTTATGGACCAGAACAGGGTTATTCCTGGCTTAGAGAAAAAATTTCTGAGCATGACTTTATTGCAAGAGGTTGCAAAATTTCACCTGAAGAAATCTTTGTTTCCGATGGATCGAAATGCGATAGTAGTAATATTTTAGATATTCTCGGCAAAGATAATTCAATTGCGGTAACGGATCCTGTTTACCCTGTTTATGTAGATAGTAATGTTATGACGGGCAGAACTGGAGATGCCCTCGAAAATGGAACTTATCAGGGATTAACCTATCTTGCAATAAACGAGGAAAATAATTTTTTACCAGAACTACCTAAAAATAAAGTGGATATTCTATATCTTTGTTTTCCAAATAATCCTACTGGGGCAACAATCACTAATGAAGGATTGAAAAAGTGGGTTGATTATGCTCTTCAAAACAAATCTTTAATCCTTTTTGATGCAGCTTATGAAGCATTTATTCAAGATAAGGATATTCCGCATTCAATATATGAGATTGAGGGAGCAAAGGACTGTGCTATTGAATTTAGATCTTTTTCAAAGAATGCAGGATTTACAGGAGTAAGATGTGCTTATACAGTCATACCTAAAAACCTTTCAGGTTTAAGCTCAACAAATGAGGAAATAGACTTATGGCCTCTTTGGAATAGGCGCCAATCAACAAAATTTAATGGAGTTAGCTACATTGTTCAGAGGGGAGCAGAGGCTGTTTTTTCCCCTGAAGGGAAGATAGAGGTACAAGGTTTAATTGATTTTTATATGGAAAATGCAAAAATTATGAAAAATAAACTTCAAACTGCAGGTTATAAAGTGTACGGTGGAGACAATGCTCCGTATATATGGATTAAAGTTCCTGATAAAATGACATCTTGGGATTTTTTTGATTTTCTTCTTCAAAAAGTTAGTGTTGTGGGAACTCCTGGTAGCGGATTTGGATTGTCTGGAGAGGGTTATTTTCGTTTATCAGCATTTAACTCACGATCGAATGTTATTGATGCCATGGAAAGAATAATTAATATATAA
- a CDS encoding Rne/Rng family ribonuclease, whose translation MSQQIIIAEQARIAALLTDDRVDELIVAKGQYQIGDIFLGTVENVLPGIDAAFIDIGESAKNGFIHVSDLGPLRLKKGIMGITELLEPKQKVLVQVMKEPTGSKGPRLTGSISIPGKYLILQPYGQGVNISRKINSEAERSRLKALGVLIKPPSTGLLFRTEAEKIKEEILIEDLENLIQQWENILKVSETSNPPNLIKRDDDFSLKILRDHIKLTTKRIIIDSKFSVEKAKDFLINHESHVNIEFHDNELNEHILEKYEINKTIQKALQPRVDLPSGGYIIIEPTEALTVIDVNSGSFTRSANSRQTVLWTNCEAAVEISRQMKLRNIGGVIVVDFIDMESRRDQFQLLEHFTSAIKDDSARPQIAQLTELGLVELTRKRQGQNIYELFSKKCSTCNGIGHVENQFNEEISNLQIKNFEEKNNKSNISKSLNIDNSQSPDKKEKIVEKESLNPKSLNKENSSNKKDIDNDNLNSLNSKEKNIITVDLTNDEKIVFSQLGINPLIKLGKEYLSSNNFVLLTDNNNKKEENLDNKKTQSKQVKKVKKSEKEEEIKINIEANPNYKDKSEKTNEIEEVLFLEKKDEIELSDDLNNARKTRRRSSASIE comes from the coding sequence ATGTCTCAGCAAATTATCATCGCTGAGCAGGCTCGAATTGCAGCACTACTCACAGATGATCGAGTTGATGAATTAATCGTCGCAAAAGGTCAATATCAAATTGGCGATATTTTCTTAGGAACAGTTGAAAATGTTCTGCCTGGGATTGATGCTGCTTTCATTGATATTGGTGAAAGTGCTAAAAATGGATTCATCCACGTATCAGATCTAGGTCCATTAAGACTTAAAAAAGGAATAATGGGAATCACTGAATTACTTGAACCAAAACAAAAAGTTCTAGTACAAGTAATGAAGGAACCGACAGGATCTAAAGGGCCTAGACTCACAGGAAGTATTTCAATACCTGGAAAATATTTGATATTACAGCCATATGGTCAAGGCGTAAATATTTCTAGGAAAATAAATTCAGAAGCAGAAAGAAGCCGTTTAAAAGCTCTTGGGGTTTTAATAAAACCACCTAGTACAGGTTTACTTTTTAGAACAGAAGCTGAAAAGATAAAAGAAGAAATACTTATTGAAGATTTAGAAAATTTAATTCAACAATGGGAGAACATTTTAAAAGTTTCTGAGACTTCTAATCCACCAAATTTAATAAAAAGAGATGATGATTTCTCTCTTAAGATTTTAAGAGATCATATTAAACTAACAACTAAAAGAATAATTATCGATAGCAAATTCTCAGTTGAAAAAGCAAAGGATTTTTTAATAAATCATGAATCTCATGTAAATATTGAATTTCACGATAACGAATTAAATGAACATATTTTAGAAAAATATGAAATTAATAAAACAATTCAAAAAGCTCTGCAACCAAGAGTAGATCTTCCTTCAGGAGGTTATATAATTATTGAACCAACCGAAGCTCTTACTGTAATTGATGTAAACTCTGGATCGTTTACAAGATCTGCCAACTCAAGACAAACTGTTTTGTGGACCAATTGCGAAGCAGCAGTTGAAATTTCAAGACAGATGAAATTAAGAAATATTGGTGGGGTCATCGTAGTAGATTTTATTGATATGGAATCCAGAAGAGATCAATTCCAATTACTTGAACACTTTACTTCGGCAATAAAAGATGATTCTGCAAGACCTCAGATAGCTCAGCTTACTGAATTAGGTTTGGTTGAATTAACTAGAAAAAGACAAGGTCAAAATATATATGAATTATTCAGTAAAAAATGTTCTACGTGCAATGGTATTGGCCATGTAGAAAATCAATTCAATGAAGAAATATCTAATCTTCAAATTAAAAACTTTGAAGAAAAAAATAATAAATCAAATATCTCAAAGTCATTGAATATAGATAATTCTCAATCACCTGATAAGAAGGAGAAAATAGTTGAAAAAGAATCTCTTAACCCCAAGAGCCTTAATAAGGAGAATTCTTCTAATAAAAAAGATATTGATAATGATAATTTGAACTCATTAAATTCAAAAGAAAAAAATATAATTACTGTTGATCTTACTAATGACGAAAAAATTGTTTTTAGTCAGTTAGGTATAAACCCACTCATAAAATTAGGAAAAGAATATCTCTCTAGCAATAATTTTGTCCTCTTAACAGACAATAATAATAAAAAAGAAGAAAATTTAGATAATAAAAAAACACAATCAAAACAAGTAAAAAAAGTTAAAAAATCTGAAAAAGAAGAAGAGATTAAGATTAATATTGAGGCAAATCCAAATTACAAAGATAAATCAGAAAAAACTAATGAAATTGAAGAAGTTTTATTTTTAGAAAAAAAAGATGAAATTGAACTCTCAGATGATTTAAACAATGCAAGAAAAACAAGAAGAAGATCCTCAGCAAGTATTGAATAA
- a CDS encoding ribonuclease HII: MQEKQEEDPQQVLNKVPEVGLDEVGRGAVFGPVFSAVVVLTEKNKFTLEKFGVMDSKKLTHKKRTLLMPKILLLSSDYGIGQSSVREIDKLGIRVATELSMIRALNKLKEKPAELKIDGPLLLRPWKGIQENIVAGDSKFISIASASIVAKVSRDNLMERLEKQYSGYLIFKNKGYGTREHLSVIKKNGITKLHRISFLKKSNLV, encoded by the coding sequence ATGCAAGAAAAACAAGAAGAAGATCCTCAGCAAGTATTGAATAAAGTACCCGAAGTTGGACTAGATGAAGTTGGAAGGGGGGCAGTTTTTGGTCCAGTTTTTTCAGCAGTTGTCGTATTAACTGAAAAAAATAAATTTACCTTAGAAAAATTTGGGGTTATGGATAGTAAAAAATTAACTCACAAAAAAAGAACATTACTTATGCCTAAAATTTTATTGCTTTCTTCAGATTATGGTATCGGGCAATCCTCAGTAAGAGAAATAGATAAGTTAGGTATAAGAGTCGCGACAGAACTTTCAATGATAAGAGCTTTAAATAAATTAAAAGAGAAGCCAGCTGAATTAAAAATTGATGGCCCTTTATTATTAAGACCATGGAAGGGAATTCAGGAAAACATAGTAGCTGGAGACTCAAAGTTTATCTCAATAGCTTCAGCAAGCATAGTTGCAAAAGTATCTCGCGACAATCTAATGGAGAGATTAGAAAAACAATACTCAGGATACCTGATATTTAAAAATAAGGGTTACGGTACTAGAGAACATCTTTCAGTCATCAAAAAAAATGGAATTACTAAACTTCATAGGATAAGTTTTTTAAAAAAATCAAATCTTGTTTAA
- a CDS encoding DUF1997 domain-containing protein, with product MLLSFDAKQKLKLSVTRNKEYLSKYLLEEERVVGAMLDSKKLVPEGEGRYKYTVTSFKVFQLDINPVVLIAVENKDGILKMSAIESTLDGLGMIEDFNLILKANLEATSIGLEGEALLGVSVSQPPLLKLVPKKILESTGHSVLNGILLGIKSRVQQQLVKDFLDWCELNKI from the coding sequence ATGCTATTATCTTTTGATGCTAAACAGAAACTAAAGCTTTCCGTAACACGTAATAAAGAATATCTTTCTAAATATCTTTTGGAAGAAGAAAGAGTTGTTGGAGCAATGCTTGACTCCAAAAAATTAGTACCAGAAGGAGAAGGTAGGTATAAGTATACAGTAACAAGTTTTAAGGTTTTTCAACTAGATATTAACCCTGTCGTTTTAATTGCGGTAGAAAATAAAGATGGAATTTTAAAAATGAGCGCCATTGAAAGTACGTTGGATGGTTTGGGGATGATAGAAGATTTTAATCTTATTTTGAAAGCGAATTTGGAAGCAACTTCTATTGGATTAGAAGGAGAGGCACTTCTTGGAGTATCTGTAAGTCAACCGCCTTTACTGAAGCTGGTACCTAAGAAAATTTTGGAATCTACTGGTCATTCGGTGTTAAATGGAATTCTGTTAGGTATAAAATCAAGAGTTCAACAGCAATTAGTTAAAGATTTTTTAGATTGGTGTGAATTAAACAAGATTTGA
- the pheA gene encoding prephenate dehydratase: MRKQVAYLGPKGTYAEKAAHILSKLANFQTPIFVPCNGLHSVIKSIAYNNCDAAVVPIENSVEGGVTATLDALWKFPDIYINKAIVLPIKHALISDGELSSISEVLSHPQALAQCSEWLSENLPNAIPLPTNSTSEAVNMVKGSKFRAAIGSKTLIQIEGLKELAFPINDVPGNCTRFVLLSKQLNSNLANISSFAFSLISNKPGALLKAINNIADFGFNMSKIESRPSKRELGEYIIYIDLEINNQNNIKNLLELKNKIKPLCNNFVDFGNYFSENVDLD, translated from the coding sequence ATGCGCAAACAAGTTGCATATTTAGGTCCTAAAGGAACATACGCAGAAAAAGCAGCTCATATATTATCAAAGCTTGCCAATTTTCAGACACCTATATTTGTACCATGTAATGGGTTACATTCGGTCATTAAATCAATAGCGTACAACAATTGTGATGCTGCAGTTGTCCCTATAGAAAATTCCGTAGAAGGAGGAGTTACAGCCACTTTAGATGCTCTATGGAAATTTCCCGATATATACATCAATAAAGCAATTGTTTTACCCATAAAACATGCATTAATTAGTGATGGAGAACTTTCAAGCATATCAGAAGTATTATCTCATCCTCAAGCTTTAGCTCAATGTTCAGAATGGTTATCTGAAAATCTTCCTAATGCAATCCCTCTCCCAACAAATTCAACATCAGAAGCTGTAAATATGGTTAAGGGGAGTAAATTCAGAGCTGCTATCGGTTCAAAAACATTAATTCAAATTGAAGGACTTAAAGAATTAGCCTTTCCAATTAATGATGTTCCAGGTAATTGCACTAGATTTGTCTTATTGAGTAAGCAGTTAAATTCAAATTTAGCTAATATCTCAAGTTTTGCTTTTTCATTAATATCAAACAAACCTGGTGCTTTGCTTAAAGCCATAAATAATATTGCAGATTTTGGATTTAATATGAGTAAAATAGAATCTAGACCTTCTAAAAGAGAATTAGGCGAATACATTATCTATATCGACTTAGAAATAAATAATCAAAATAACATTAAAAATTTACTTGAATTGAAAAATAAGATTAAACCACTCTGCAATAATTTTGTAGATTTTGGAAATTATTTTTCTGAAAATGTTGATCTAGATTAA
- a CDS encoding methyltransferase domain-containing protein has translation MFELLFPFFLLILLFLVLTIIWRINARKYISSGTVASAYDAWTQDKLLERLWGEHIHLGFYPSGKKNIDFRKAKVQFVHELVKWSGLDKLPKGSRILDVGCGIGGSSRILAKYYGFNVTAITISQAQVKRARELTPDGLNCNFQVMDALDLKFPDGSFDAVWSVEAGAHMNDKSRFADEMLRTLRPGGYLALADWNSRDLEANPPSLFEKLVLKQLLEQWVHPNFISIYEFGNILRTNKNSAGRVISENWNAYTNPSWYDSIIEGIRRPLTILSLGPFAIVKSIREIPTILLMNWAFKKGLMEFGVYKCRG, from the coding sequence ATGTTTGAATTACTATTCCCTTTTTTTTTATTAATTTTATTATTTCTAGTCCTAACTATAATCTGGAGAATAAATGCTAGAAAATATATTTCTTCTGGTACAGTCGCTTCTGCATATGATGCTTGGACCCAGGATAAATTACTTGAAAGGTTATGGGGAGAACATATACATTTGGGTTTTTATCCCTCAGGGAAAAAAAATATTGATTTTAGGAAGGCTAAAGTTCAATTTGTTCATGAATTAGTCAAGTGGAGTGGTTTAGATAAATTGCCAAAAGGTTCAAGAATACTAGATGTAGGTTGCGGAATTGGTGGTAGTTCCAGGATTCTTGCAAAATATTATGGGTTTAATGTTACTGCAATTACAATAAGTCAGGCTCAAGTAAAAAGAGCAAGAGAACTTACTCCTGATGGTCTAAATTGTAACTTTCAAGTTATGGATGCTTTGGATTTGAAATTTCCAGATGGATCATTTGATGCGGTTTGGAGTGTTGAAGCTGGTGCACACATGAATGATAAAAGTAGGTTTGCAGATGAAATGCTTCGAACTTTAAGACCTGGAGGGTATCTAGCTTTGGCTGATTGGAACTCAAGAGACCTGGAGGCAAATCCTCCATCATTGTTTGAAAAATTAGTTCTTAAACAATTACTTGAACAATGGGTACATCCTAATTTTATTAGTATTTATGAATTCGGAAACATCCTTAGAACTAATAAAAATAGCGCTGGAAGAGTTATTTCTGAAAATTGGAATGCCTATACAAATCCTTCATGGTACGACTCCATTATTGAAGGCATTCGAAGACCTCTAACAATTTTGTCTCTTGGCCCATTTGCAATAGTAAAGTCCATTAGAGAGATTCCAACAATACTTCTCATGAATTGGGCTTTTAAAAAAGGTTTAATGGAGTTTGGAGTCTATAAATGTAGAGGATAA